The Myxocyprinus asiaticus isolate MX2 ecotype Aquarium Trade chromosome 26, UBuf_Myxa_2, whole genome shotgun sequence genome has a window encoding:
- the LOC127417026 gene encoding gliomedin-like: MLDPLAELRRTGGFRQCGGRMSWQVRWALYSVCVLTLINSAGLVLLLIQQRELWAHLTKVGEQMVEISQSSVVEFMTQVNEDEAEYQYSRSKHSRQHRGTRPIADHDVGLEEEVLGDLQYQQQRHGQLLQHKSQEQDGMMMMMTYSMVPVKILLDICNSNKGVCLTGPPGLPGLPGVDGMPGYNGTDGIPGLHGKRGKRGPPGENGEPGERGEKGDPGPPGPPGEKGEPSNDVIVEGPPGPAGPPGLPGPPGPPGPPGPQGPPRHRNHRAHVHMVKETVGHLNSVPNDDTISQKMASWKINDCIIKSVLNPRHLMKMSSTFGAWMMDTAAQDDEKIWVAEHFSGRIIKEYNSIAAFQNSSSESIDVRKFFQGCGHTVHNGSIFYHIAGTSNIAKFDLHTKILHTLSIENALYHNLSYLLHNSKTYFKLAADENGLWIIFASSIDDNIMVARMDEKTFSITSYINTTYPRTKAGNMFIACGILYVTDIKDIKVTFAFDLLKGKPVSVSLVLRAPGGLLAMISYNPIDKHLYVWDSSYVKSYQVRFLSDE, from the exons ATGCTGGATCCATTGGCAGAGTTGAGGAGAACAGGAGGTTTCAGGCAATGCGGTGGCCGGATGTCCTGGCAGGTGCGCTGGGCACTGTACAGCGTGTGTGTCTTGACATTAATAAACTCTGCCGGTCTGGTGCTGCTCCTGATCCAGCAGAGAGAGCTGTGGGCTCACCTGACCAAGGTGGGGGAGCAGATGGTGGAAATATCTCAGAGTTCTGTGGTGGAGTTCATGACGCAGGTGAATGAAGATGAGGCAGAGTATCAGTACTCCAGAAGCAAGCACAGCCGGCAGCATCGGGGGACACGGCCGATTGCAGATCATGACGTGGGTCTGGAAGAGGAAGTCTTGGGTGATTTACAGTATCAGCAGCAAAGACATGGGCAGCTTCTCCAACACAAATCACAAGAGCAGGAtggcatgatgatgatgatgacgtaCTCCATGGTGCCA GTTAAAATTCTGCTGGACATTTGCAACAGCAATAAAGGAGTCTGTCTGACTG GACCACCTGGACTACCAG GCTTGCCGGGTGTGGACGGAATGCCGGGATATAATGGAACAGATGGAATTCCAGGGTTGCATGGAAAACGAGGGAAAAGAG GTCCTCCAGGTGAGAATGGTGAGCCTGGTGAGAGGGGAGAGAAAGGAGATCCTGGACCCCCGGGACCACCTGGAGAAAAGGGCGAACCTTCAAATGATGTCATTGTAGAGG GTCCACCTGGTCCAGCGGGACCCCCTGGCCTCCCCGGTCCACCCGGCCCTCCAGGACCCCCTGGGCCCCAGGGTCCCCCAAGACACAGGAACCACAGAGCGCATGTCCACATGGTGAAGGAAACTGTGG GTCACCTGAATTCAGTCCCAAATGATGATACCATCAGCCAGAAAATGGCATCATGGAAGATAAATG ATTGCATAATAAAGTCCGTGCTGAACCCCAGACACCTAATGAAAATGAGCAGCACGTTTGGAGCATGGATGATGGACACCGCAGCTCAGGATGATGAGAAGATCTGGGTAGCAGAACATTTCTCAG GTCGAATCATTAAGGAGTATAACAGCATTGCAGCGTTCCAGAACAGCAGCAGTGAATCCATTGACGTCAGGAAGTTTTTCCAAGGTTGCGGCCACACTGTACATAACGGCTCCATATTCTACCACATCGCTGGAACTTCTAATATTGCAAA GTTTGACCTTCATACAAAGATCTTACACACCCTAAGCATTGAAAACGCCCTGTATCACAACCTGTCCTACCTCCTTCACAACTCAAAGACGTATTTCAAATTAGCAGCAGATGAGAACGGTCTGTGGATCATATTTGCCTCCAGCATAGACGACAACATCATGGTGGCTCGAATGGATGAGAAGACGTTCTCCATCACCAGCTACATCAACACCACCTACCCCAGGACCAAAGCCGGAAACATGTTCATCGCCTGCGGGATCCTCTATGTCACGGATATTAAGGACATAAAGGTGACCTTCGCATTTGACCTCCTGAAAGGGAAGCCTGTCAGTGTCAGCTTGGTTCTGAGGGCACCTGGAGGGCTTCTGGCTATGATCTCATACAACCCCATAGATAAACATCTGTACGTGTGGGACAGCAGCTATGTCAAGTCGTACCAGGTCCGGTTTCTCTCTGATGAATAA